In one Achromobacter spanius genomic region, the following are encoded:
- a CDS encoding copper resistance system multicopper oxidase has protein sequence MRPAAKPKGTSSLARRRFVQGLATGGALAALGGWRAALAAPRPMSTSAELRGTEFHLEIGETPVNYTGAARIATTVNGRLPAPILRWREGDTVTLHVTNRLREQTSIHWHGILLPSDMDGVQGLSFDGIDPGQTFTYRFPVRQSGTYWYHSHSGFQEQTGLYGAIVIDPRHHDPVAFDREHTVLLSDWTDEDPMRLFNKLKVMPDYYNGIQPSVQSLSADARENGWRAALSERLMWEQMRMNPSDLADVSGATYTFLTNGATPAGNWTGLFKPGERVRLRFINGSAMTYFDVRIPGLKMTVVAADGQDVRPVEVEEFRIGVAETYDVIVEPLDARAYTIFSQAMDRSGYARATLAPRAGMQADVPALDRVQLLGMMDMGMSHDMGGGMKAPVENVGDTNHGAMNHGAVPGMEHGDAHDSGAGQGGMVEVQHPYATERGVGNSMLPDQVSTRLDDPGVGLRNNGRRVLTYADLHSLREPDDNRAPSREIELHLTGNMERYMWSFNGVKFSDAKPIVLRYGERVRFVLVNDTMMTHPIHLHGLWSDLESPDGAFQVRKHTITLNPAQRLSYRVSADARGLWAYHCHLLYHMEAGMFRAVVVE, from the coding sequence TTGCGCCCCGCCGCAAAGCCCAAGGGCACCTCATCTCTTGCCCGCCGCCGCTTTGTGCAAGGCCTGGCCACGGGCGGCGCGTTGGCGGCGCTGGGTGGCTGGCGCGCCGCCTTGGCCGCGCCCCGGCCCATGTCCACATCCGCCGAACTACGCGGCACCGAGTTCCATCTGGAGATCGGCGAAACACCCGTGAACTACACCGGCGCGGCCCGCATCGCCACCACAGTCAACGGGCGACTGCCCGCGCCGATACTGCGCTGGCGCGAAGGCGACACGGTCACGCTGCACGTCACCAACCGGCTGCGCGAACAAACATCCATTCATTGGCACGGCATTCTTCTGCCCTCCGACATGGACGGCGTGCAAGGCCTGAGCTTTGACGGCATCGACCCCGGCCAGACGTTCACCTACCGTTTCCCCGTGCGCCAAAGCGGCACCTACTGGTATCACAGCCACTCGGGTTTTCAGGAACAGACCGGCCTGTACGGCGCCATCGTCATCGACCCGCGCCACCACGACCCTGTTGCCTTCGACCGCGAGCACACCGTGCTGCTGTCCGACTGGACGGACGAAGACCCCATGCGGCTCTTCAACAAGCTCAAGGTCATGCCCGACTACTACAACGGCATCCAGCCCAGCGTCCAAAGCCTGTCGGCCGACGCGCGCGAAAACGGCTGGCGCGCCGCGCTCTCCGAACGGCTGATGTGGGAGCAGATGCGCATGAACCCGTCGGACCTGGCGGACGTGTCTGGCGCCACCTATACCTTCCTGACCAACGGCGCCACGCCCGCTGGCAACTGGACGGGGCTGTTCAAGCCGGGCGAACGCGTCCGGCTGCGCTTCATCAACGGCTCGGCAATGACCTACTTCGATGTGCGCATTCCCGGCCTGAAGATGACGGTGGTGGCCGCCGACGGGCAAGACGTGCGGCCGGTGGAGGTAGAGGAATTCCGCATCGGCGTGGCGGAAACGTATGACGTCATCGTGGAACCGCTGGACGCACGCGCCTACACCATCTTCTCGCAAGCCATGGACCGTTCGGGATACGCCCGCGCCACGCTGGCGCCGCGCGCCGGCATGCAGGCGGACGTGCCCGCGCTGGACCGCGTGCAACTGCTGGGCATGATGGACATGGGGATGTCGCATGACATGGGTGGGGGCATGAAAGCCCCCGTGGAAAATGTCGGCGACACGAACCATGGCGCGATGAACCACGGCGCCGTGCCCGGCATGGAGCACGGCGACGCGCACGACTCGGGGGCAGGCCAAGGCGGCATGGTCGAGGTCCAACATCCCTACGCCACGGAACGCGGCGTGGGCAATTCCATGTTGCCCGACCAGGTATCGACCCGCCTGGACGACCCGGGCGTGGGCCTGCGCAACAACGGCCGCCGCGTGCTCACCTATGCAGACCTGCATTCGCTGCGCGAACCCGACGACAACCGTGCGCCATCGCGTGAAATCGAACTGCATCTGACGGGCAATATGGAACGCTATATGTGGTCATTTAACGGCGTGAAATTTTCGGATGCCAAGCCCATCGTGCTGCGCTACGGCGAGCGCGTGCGCTTTGTGCTGGTGAACGACACGATGATGACGCACCCCATCCACCTGCATGGCCTGTGGAGCGACCTGGAGTCGCCCGACGGCGCCTTCCAGGTACGCAAGCACACCATCACGCTGAACCCCGCGCAGCGGCTCAGCTACCGGGTCAGCGCCGACGCCCGCGGGCTATGGGCTTACCACTGCCACCTGCTGTATCACATGGAGGCCGGTATGTTCAGAGCGGTCGTGGTGGAGTAA
- a CDS encoding DUF411 domain-containing protein, with translation MNVSRLTRLVLAAALCASAFATAQGPVKVEVWKTPTCGCCEDWVKHMRDNGFIVTTHDVQDTGPIRRNAGMADYGSCHTAMVDGYAVEGHVPARDVRRLLLEKPEAAGLAAPGMPLGTPGMDGPEYGGRKTPHDVLLVGKQGGAQVFQGYR, from the coding sequence ATGAACGTATCCCGACTGACTCGCCTGGTTCTTGCCGCAGCGCTCTGCGCGTCAGCGTTCGCCACCGCCCAAGGCCCCGTCAAGGTCGAGGTCTGGAAGACGCCCACTTGCGGCTGCTGCGAAGACTGGGTCAAACACATGCGCGACAACGGCTTCATCGTCACCACGCATGATGTGCAAGACACCGGCCCCATCCGCCGCAACGCGGGCATGGCCGACTACGGCTCTTGCCACACCGCGATGGTCGACGGCTACGCGGTCGAAGGCCACGTGCCCGCCCGCGACGTGCGCCGCCTGCTGCTGGAAAAGCCCGAAGCCGCCGGCTTGGCCGCCCCTGGCATGCCGCTGGGTACGCCGGGCATGGACGGCCCCGAGTACGGCGGCAGGAAGACGCCGCACGACGTGCTGCTGGTCGGCAAGCAAGGTGGCGCCCAGGTATTCCAGGGCTACCGTTGA
- a CDS encoding Tim44 domain-containing protein: MSKFCLSRFVAAALIAVSGAALVTASFDAEARRAGGGGSFGRQSSNVTQQRQATTPPTATNNTAGATAAPAAAGAATAGAAGAAAKSGASRWLGPIAGIAAGLGIAALLSSMGLSGAFAEFLGSALLIAAVVFAVMFIIRRLRGAGPRAATQGAFNGANNAPGQQQQPMWREALKPTAAAAPAAAAAPVAPPAVLPKAGEDNNWFVPGDFDTPAFLKQAKEQFVRIQAVWDSGSTDGLRDFLTDDLITELKPQLAERGAAPNKTEVVLLNAEMLGIETVSDGHLASVRFSGMLREAPGTEAFRFEEVWNLFKPANGGWLLAGIQQIPVDLAS; this comes from the coding sequence ATGTCCAAATTCTGTCTTTCGCGGTTTGTCGCCGCGGCGCTCATCGCCGTTTCCGGCGCGGCGTTGGTTACGGCATCGTTTGATGCCGAAGCTCGTCGCGCGGGTGGTGGTGGCAGCTTCGGCCGTCAATCCTCCAATGTGACCCAGCAGCGCCAGGCCACCACGCCGCCGACCGCCACCAACAATACGGCCGGCGCCACCGCGGCCCCGGCGGCTGCTGGCGCGGCCACGGCCGGTGCCGCGGGCGCCGCCGCCAAGAGCGGCGCGTCGCGCTGGCTTGGCCCCATCGCCGGCATCGCCGCTGGCCTGGGTATCGCCGCCCTGTTGTCCAGCATGGGCCTGTCGGGCGCGTTCGCCGAATTCCTCGGTTCCGCGCTGCTGATCGCCGCTGTTGTGTTCGCCGTCATGTTCATCATCCGCCGCCTGCGTGGCGCCGGTCCGCGTGCGGCAACGCAAGGCGCGTTCAATGGCGCCAACAACGCACCGGGCCAGCAACAGCAGCCCATGTGGCGTGAAGCGCTGAAGCCGACCGCCGCTGCCGCTCCGGCCGCTGCCGCCGCACCCGTGGCGCCGCCTGCCGTGCTGCCCAAGGCGGGTGAGGACAACAACTGGTTCGTGCCGGGCGACTTCGACACGCCGGCGTTCCTGAAACAGGCCAAGGAGCAGTTCGTCCGCATCCAGGCAGTGTGGGACAGCGGCAGCACCGACGGCCTGCGCGACTTCCTGACCGATGACCTGATCACCGAGCTCAAGCCGCAACTGGCCGAGCGCGGCGCGGCGCCCAACAAGACCGAAGTGGTCCTGCTGAACGCTGAAATGCTGGGTATCGAGACGGTGTCCGACGGCCACCTGGCCAGCGTGCGCTTCTCCGGCATGCTGCGCGAAGCCCCGGGTACCGAAGCCTTCCGTTTCGAAGAAGTCTGGAACCTGTTCAAGCCCGCCAACGGCGGTTGGCTGTTGGCTGGTATTCAGCAGATCCCCGTGGATCTGGCCAGCTAA
- a CDS encoding heavy metal response regulator transcription factor: MRILVIEDEPKLADYLNKGLSEQSHVVDVARDGVDGLHLALEGAYDLIVLDVMLPGVDGFGILAAVRARKDTPILMLTARDAVEDRVRGLEGGADDYLVKPFAFSELLARVQALLRRGRAQEPTLLRLADLELDLASRRAQRGGRRLDLTAKEFSLLALLLRRQGQVLSRTTLAEQVWDMNFDSDTNVIDVAVRRLRSKLDDPYEAKLLHTVRGMGYVLESRSQPLPA, from the coding sequence ATGCGCATCCTGGTCATCGAAGACGAACCCAAACTGGCCGACTACCTGAACAAGGGCTTGTCGGAACAGAGCCATGTCGTGGACGTGGCGCGCGACGGCGTGGACGGCCTGCATCTGGCGCTGGAAGGCGCGTACGACCTGATCGTGCTGGACGTGATGCTGCCTGGCGTGGACGGCTTCGGCATTCTGGCCGCCGTGCGAGCGCGCAAAGACACCCCCATCCTGATGCTGACCGCACGCGACGCGGTGGAAGACCGCGTACGCGGCCTGGAAGGCGGCGCCGACGACTACCTGGTCAAGCCCTTCGCCTTTTCGGAATTGCTGGCGCGCGTGCAGGCGCTGTTGCGCCGGGGCCGCGCGCAGGAGCCCACGCTGCTGCGGCTGGCCGACCTGGAACTGGACCTGGCCAGCCGGCGCGCCCAACGCGGCGGGCGTCGGCTGGACCTGACCGCCAAGGAATTCAGCCTGCTGGCGCTGCTGCTGCGCCGCCAGGGTCAGGTGCTGTCGCGCACCACGCTGGCCGAACAGGTGTGGGACATGAATTTCGACAGCGACACCAACGTCATCGACGTGGCCGTGCGCCGCCTGCGCAGCAAACTGGACGACCCCTACGAGGCCAAGCTGCTGCATACCGTGCGCGGCATGGGCTACGTGCTGGAGTCGCGCAGCCAGCCGCTGCCGGCATGA
- a CDS encoding heavy metal sensor histidine kinase, whose product MKPPRMRSMQARLTLLLGAIALLVSSLAGATLFWALKREVERQEITEVSGKLELIDHLIDMQNSASGLQDLAATFDQMRAGQGQLGIWIVDAQGHAVYGGAPPETLDMVNGRQVVLQTADGGRMRGLRVAMNDRILPGAQLTVAVSTRTSSQFLYAYGTALVLICALWVGATVVLAAWAVRRSMAPTRRLSEQAARIQPDNLAHRLPLEDTDRELHDLVRSFNRTLERLQAAYQQMEGFNADVAHELRTPLATLINGAQVMLSSPRDAAELRDALESNLEELEDLKTLVNDMLFLARADRGEQAADLAPVSLAAEARRVADYYEAMLEAQGVRLRCEGDATVAANPGLVRRALANLIANAIKATPAGGEIVLSCFAQAPGARVEVRNPGTPIPAADLPRIFDRFFRSGASRAPRSEGHGLGLAIVRAIARMHGGDVDAASDANGTVVGITLRNSAPPRANITNP is encoded by the coding sequence ATGAAGCCACCCCGCATGCGCTCGATGCAAGCACGACTGACGCTGCTGCTGGGCGCCATTGCGCTGCTGGTGTCCAGCCTGGCGGGCGCAACCTTGTTCTGGGCGCTCAAGCGCGAAGTCGAACGTCAGGAAATTACCGAGGTCAGCGGCAAGCTGGAACTGATCGATCACTTGATCGACATGCAGAACAGCGCCAGCGGCCTGCAAGACCTGGCCGCCACCTTTGACCAGATGCGCGCGGGGCAAGGCCAGTTGGGCATCTGGATCGTGGACGCGCAAGGCCATGCCGTCTATGGCGGAGCGCCACCTGAAACGCTGGACATGGTCAACGGCCGGCAGGTAGTGCTGCAAACCGCCGACGGCGGCCGCATGCGCGGGCTGCGCGTCGCCATGAACGACCGCATCCTGCCCGGCGCGCAATTGACCGTGGCGGTCAGTACCCGCACCAGCTCGCAATTCCTATACGCCTACGGCACCGCGCTGGTGCTGATCTGCGCGCTGTGGGTGGGCGCGACCGTGGTGCTGGCGGCCTGGGCCGTGCGACGCAGCATGGCCCCCACCCGGCGCCTGTCGGAGCAAGCCGCGCGCATCCAGCCCGACAATCTGGCGCACCGCCTGCCATTGGAAGACACCGACCGCGAACTGCACGACCTGGTGCGCTCGTTCAACCGCACGCTGGAGCGCCTGCAAGCGGCCTATCAGCAGATGGAAGGCTTCAACGCCGATGTGGCGCATGAGCTGCGCACGCCGCTGGCCACTCTGATCAACGGCGCCCAGGTCATGTTGTCGTCGCCCCGCGATGCCGCCGAACTGCGTGACGCGCTGGAATCCAACCTGGAAGAACTTGAAGACCTGAAGACGCTGGTCAACGACATGCTGTTCCTGGCCCGCGCCGACCGGGGCGAACAGGCGGCCGACCTGGCGCCCGTGTCATTGGCCGCCGAAGCGCGGCGCGTGGCGGACTACTACGAGGCCATGCTGGAGGCGCAAGGCGTGCGCCTGCGCTGCGAGGGCGACGCGACGGTGGCGGCCAACCCCGGCCTGGTGCGCCGCGCGCTGGCCAACCTGATCGCCAACGCCATCAAGGCCACGCCAGCCGGAGGCGAAATCGTGCTGAGCTGTTTCGCACAAGCCCCGGGCGCGCGCGTGGAAGTGCGCAACCCCGGCACGCCGATTCCGGCGGCGGACCTGCCCCGCATCTTTGACCGGTTCTTCCGGTCGGGCGCATCACGCGCGCCGCGCAGCGAGGGCCATGGCCTGGGACTGGCCATCGTGCGCGCCATCGCCCGCATGCATGGCGGCGATGTCGATGCGGCGTCTGACGCGAACGGCACGGTGGTGGGCATCACACTGCGCAATTCGGCCCCGCCCCGGGCGAACATTACAAATCCGTAA
- the phoB gene encoding phosphate regulon transcriptional regulator PhoB, whose protein sequence is MSSTILVVEDEPAIQELIAVNLSFAGHKVLRAFDADQAQTLIRAELPDLILLDWMLPGTSGLAMARKLRNDERTRAVPVIMLTAKGSEQDKVDGLEAGADDYITKPFSPKELMARIKAVLRRRAPQLTDDVIDVGGLKLDPVTHRLSGNSQSLQIGPTEFRLLHFFMTHPERVFSRSQLLDQVWGDHVFVEERTVDVHIRRLRKALEPSGHDAHVETVRGSGYRFTAQLPTR, encoded by the coding sequence ATGTCCAGCACCATCCTCGTCGTCGAAGACGAACCCGCAATCCAGGAACTGATCGCCGTCAACCTGTCCTTCGCGGGGCACAAAGTGCTGCGCGCCTTCGACGCCGACCAAGCCCAGACCCTTATCCGCGCCGAATTGCCCGACCTGATCCTGCTGGACTGGATGCTGCCCGGCACCTCCGGCCTGGCCATGGCGCGCAAGCTGCGCAATGACGAGCGCACCCGCGCCGTGCCGGTCATCATGCTGACCGCCAAGGGCTCCGAACAAGACAAGGTGGACGGCCTGGAAGCCGGCGCCGACGACTACATCACCAAGCCGTTCTCGCCCAAAGAACTGATGGCCCGCATCAAGGCCGTGCTGCGCCGCCGCGCGCCTCAGTTGACCGATGACGTCATCGACGTGGGCGGCCTGAAGCTGGATCCGGTGACGCATCGCCTGTCGGGCAACAGCCAGTCGTTGCAGATCGGCCCCACCGAATTCCGCCTGCTGCACTTCTTCATGACCCACCCCGAGCGCGTGTTTTCGCGTTCGCAATTGCTGGACCAGGTCTGGGGCGACCATGTGTTCGTCGAAGAGCGCACCGTGGACGTCCATATCCGCCGCTTGCGCAAGGCGCTGGAGCCCAGCGGCCATGACGCGCACGTGGAAACCGTGCGCGGCAGCGGTTACCGGTTTACGGCACAGCTTCCGACGCGGTAA
- the phoR gene encoding phosphate regulon sensor histidine kinase PhoR: protein MIWLRTLFLVALWAVVSLLAQWLIGDPLGWIVFSAALTAMLLWRSWRLTLVSHWANNPDTSPPASVGPWDDILAPLYRYTRARARELAETRDAMQGMLAAAQALPDGAVTLNEDFQIDWCNRMARQHLGLRLPADRGHNLLNLLRAPEFVEYAHRPAWPEPILVRLGQQGQERLMMMQLTAYASNQRLLITRDVTQIERLETTRRDFVANVSHELRTPLTVLAGFLETLRDMPADALPAEQREQYIDMMHEQAQRMQAIVEDLLTLSTLESSPGSDPRAVNMGALLQKARQQIEALSGGRHVLEWHIDEALDVLGAETELTSALSNLLTNAVRYTPDGGTITVRWEREADGGARYSVQDTGIGIPARHLPRLTERFYRVDRGRSRAVGGTGLGLAITKHIAMRHDAELLITSEPGKGSVFSLRFPPERIAVDEAE from the coding sequence ATGATCTGGCTGCGCACACTTTTCCTGGTCGCCCTGTGGGCGGTTGTTTCACTATTGGCGCAATGGCTCATAGGCGATCCGTTGGGCTGGATCGTGTTTTCAGCCGCGCTGACCGCCATGCTGCTCTGGCGCAGTTGGCGCCTGACGCTGGTTTCCCACTGGGCCAATAACCCGGACACGTCTCCCCCCGCTTCCGTCGGGCCTTGGGACGACATCCTCGCCCCCCTCTACCGCTACACCCGGGCCCGCGCCCGGGAACTGGCCGAAACCCGCGATGCCATGCAAGGCATGCTGGCCGCCGCCCAAGCCTTGCCGGACGGCGCGGTCACGCTGAATGAAGATTTCCAGATTGACTGGTGCAACCGCATGGCGCGCCAGCATCTGGGCTTGCGCCTGCCGGCCGATCGGGGCCACAACCTGCTGAACCTGCTGCGCGCGCCCGAATTCGTGGAATACGCGCATCGGCCCGCGTGGCCTGAGCCCATCCTGGTGCGCCTGGGCCAACAGGGCCAGGAACGGCTGATGATGATGCAGCTGACCGCTTACGCCAGCAACCAGCGCCTGCTGATCACGCGCGACGTGACGCAGATCGAACGCCTGGAAACGACGCGCCGCGACTTCGTCGCCAACGTCTCGCATGAACTGCGCACGCCGCTGACGGTGCTGGCGGGCTTTCTGGAAACGCTGCGCGACATGCCGGCCGACGCGCTGCCTGCGGAACAGCGCGAGCAGTACATCGACATGATGCACGAGCAGGCCCAGCGCATGCAGGCCATTGTCGAAGACCTGCTGACCTTGTCCACGCTGGAATCGTCACCGGGCAGCGACCCGCGTGCCGTCAACATGGGCGCGCTGCTGCAAAAAGCGCGCCAGCAGATCGAAGCACTGTCGGGCGGCCGCCACGTGCTGGAATGGCATATAGACGAAGCGCTGGACGTGCTGGGCGCCGAAACGGAGCTGACTTCCGCGCTGTCGAACCTGCTGACCAACGCGGTGCGCTACACGCCGGACGGCGGCACGATCACCGTGCGCTGGGAACGCGAAGCCGATGGCGGCGCGCGCTACAGCGTGCAGGACACCGGCATCGGCATCCCCGCGCGCCACCTGCCGCGCCTGACCGAACGCTTCTACCGCGTGGATCGCGGGCGCTCGCGCGCAGTCGGCGGCACCGGCCTGGGGCTGGCCATCACCAAGCACATCGCCATGCGCCATGACGCCGAACTGCTGATCACCAGCGAACCCGGCAAGGGCAGCGTTTTCTCCCTGCGTTTTCCGCCCGAACGCATCGCCGTGGACGAAGCCGAATAA
- a CDS encoding copper resistance protein B, whose amino-acid sequence MTSSTRRLKLCVLAMATTLAAAGAQAQSPAVDHGAMDHSSMDHGATPPTAPAALDHADMNHDAPASGSPPVGSLPSSDGGSERGYDSYGIHPHMMDNAPAWQVLFDKFGVSRNRDGQNALNWDGRFWFGTATDRLVVKSEGERENGGGSDGKVEAFWSHAVSPFWDLQLGARRDIGSGPKRNWAAFGIEGVLPYNVELETTAYVGASGRTALALKAEYDLLLTQRLIFTPELEASLYGKSDAERGIGSGLSTGSLSLRLRYEITREFAPYIGVSFERKFGQTARYASDAGASRSQTAVMAGVRFWF is encoded by the coding sequence ATGACATCGAGCACACGGCGACTGAAGCTGTGCGTCCTGGCAATGGCAACGACGCTGGCCGCGGCGGGCGCGCAGGCGCAGTCGCCCGCCGTGGATCACGGCGCGATGGACCACTCCAGCATGGACCACGGCGCGACGCCGCCAACTGCTCCGGCCGCGTTGGATCACGCGGACATGAACCATGACGCCCCCGCTTCGGGCTCGCCCCCCGTGGGCAGCCTGCCGTCCAGCGATGGCGGCAGCGAACGCGGCTATGACAGCTATGGCATCCACCCGCACATGATGGACAACGCGCCCGCCTGGCAGGTGCTGTTCGACAAGTTCGGCGTGTCGCGCAACCGCGATGGCCAGAATGCGCTGAACTGGGATGGCCGCTTCTGGTTCGGCACCGCCACCGACCGCCTGGTCGTCAAGAGCGAAGGCGAACGCGAAAACGGCGGCGGCTCGGACGGCAAGGTCGAAGCGTTCTGGAGCCACGCGGTATCGCCCTTCTGGGATCTGCAACTGGGTGCGCGCCGCGACATCGGCTCAGGCCCCAAGCGCAACTGGGCCGCCTTCGGCATTGAAGGCGTGCTGCCTTACAACGTGGAACTGGAAACCACGGCATATGTGGGCGCGTCGGGTCGCACGGCGCTGGCGCTGAAGGCCGAGTACGACCTGCTGCTGACGCAACGGCTGATCTTCACGCCCGAGCTGGAAGCCAGCCTCTATGGCAAGTCGGACGCCGAACGCGGCATCGGGTCGGGCCTGTCAACGGGTTCGCTTTCCTTGCGCTTGCGCTACGAAATCACGCGCGAATTCGCGCCGTATATCGGCGTATCCTTTGAACGAAAGTTCGGCCAGACGGCACGCTACGCGTCGGACGCCGGCGCCAGCCGGTCGCAGACCGCCGTCATGGCCGGCGTACGATTCTGGTTCTGA
- the ubiE gene encoding bifunctional demethylmenaquinone methyltransferase/2-methoxy-6-polyprenyl-1,4-benzoquinol methylase UbiE produces MQNPSESQHSTPSNDSSTHFGFQTVPEGEKARKVAEVFHSVAQRYDVMNDFMSAGLHRVWKAFTIGRAAIRPGMKVLDIAGGTGDLAKAFAKRAGPTGEVWLTDINDSMLRVGRDRMTDAGLLLPTAVCDAERLPFPTGYFDRVSVAFGLRNMTHKDRALAEMARVLKPGGKLLVLEFSRVAKPLSPAYDWYSFNVLPWLGKKIANDEASYRYLAESIRMHPDQDTLADMLRTAGLERVQYFNLTAGIAALHEGVRLG; encoded by the coding sequence ATGCAAAACCCCTCCGAATCGCAACATTCCACGCCATCCAACGACTCTTCCACGCATTTCGGCTTTCAAACGGTGCCGGAAGGCGAAAAGGCCCGTAAGGTCGCTGAAGTCTTCCATTCGGTCGCTCAGCGCTACGACGTCATGAACGACTTCATGTCGGCCGGCCTGCACCGCGTCTGGAAGGCCTTCACCATAGGCCGCGCCGCCATCCGCCCCGGCATGAAGGTGCTGGACATTGCCGGCGGCACGGGCGACCTGGCCAAGGCGTTCGCCAAGCGCGCCGGCCCCACGGGCGAGGTCTGGCTGACCGACATCAACGATTCCATGCTGCGCGTGGGCCGCGACCGCATGACCGATGCCGGCCTGCTGCTGCCCACCGCCGTGTGCGACGCCGAGCGCCTGCCGTTCCCCACCGGGTATTTCGACCGTGTCAGCGTGGCCTTCGGCTTGCGCAACATGACCCACAAGGACCGCGCGCTGGCTGAAATGGCGCGGGTGTTGAAGCCGGGTGGCAAGCTGCTGGTGCTGGAGTTTTCGCGCGTGGCAAAGCCCTTGTCGCCCGCCTACGACTGGTATTCGTTTAACGTGCTGCCCTGGCTGGGCAAGAAAATCGCCAACGACGAGGCCAGCTACCGCTATCTGGCCGAATCCATCCGCATGCATCCCGACCAGGACACCCTGGCCGACATGCTGCGCACCGCCGGCCTGGAACGGGTGCAGTATTTCAACCTGACCGCCGGCATCGCCGCCCTGCACGAAGGCGTGCGCCTGGGCTGA
- a CDS encoding ubiquinone biosynthesis accessory factor UbiJ codes for MLPFSFLPTPSRMAVSALNALLRREDWARERLARHAGKTVRFALGGFTLALTIDSEGQAAQADPAVVPDVTLTVAPEKLPLPRLGAERDAPDFAEATHISGDAALAQVVADLSRQLRWDPEDALARVVGDIAALRIVGGARAAADGARTASKRLAENVSEYLAEESGVLVGRPALEQWRLDLAELNARADALVRSAGALQTRLASASAKRGA; via the coding sequence ATGCTGCCTTTTTCGTTCCTGCCCACCCCCTCGCGAATGGCTGTCAGCGCGCTCAACGCCTTGTTGCGGCGTGAGGACTGGGCGCGCGAGCGTTTGGCCAGGCACGCCGGCAAGACCGTGCGATTCGCCTTGGGCGGATTCACCTTGGCCCTGACGATCGATAGCGAAGGGCAGGCGGCGCAAGCTGACCCGGCCGTGGTGCCGGACGTGACCTTGACGGTCGCCCCTGAAAAACTGCCCTTGCCGCGCCTGGGGGCAGAGCGTGACGCGCCTGATTTCGCCGAAGCCACGCACATTTCTGGCGATGCGGCCCTGGCGCAGGTGGTGGCGGATCTGTCCAGGCAATTGCGCTGGGATCCCGAAGATGCGCTGGCCCGCGTGGTGGGCGATATCGCGGCGCTGCGCATCGTGGGCGGCGCGCGCGCGGCAGCCGATGGCGCGCGCACGGCCAGCAAGCGGCTGGCCGAAAACGTGTCTGAATACCTGGCCGAAGAAAGCGGCGTGCTGGTGGGCCGCCCCGCGTTGGAACAATGGCGCCTGGACCTGGCCGAGCTGAACGCGCGCGCGGATGCGCTGGTGCGTTCGGCCGGCGCGCTGCAAACCCGTCTGGCGTCCGCCAGCGCAAAGCGGGGTGCCTGA